Proteins encoded by one window of Akkermansia muciniphila ATCC BAA-835:
- a CDS encoding glycosyltransferase family A protein, translating to MNPSELPSISIILTGHNEESSIRDAIRSVFGQDYEGPVEIILSDDGSSDGTFSVMQEMAAQYRGPYRVILNRNETPLGRGPHIRQAVGLASHEWILRQDGDDCSFPWRCRLFAWAVMERPDAVAVVSQMTSVYEEPGIAFEFPAFPAAPRERPAVVLQAGAFSSSAHYGGSMMIRKSACEWGSSLRMTASFEDDLMGFHAWLQGNIYEMPGISLYYYRFALKNICAVNSAFRFADMRAAAAFEKRELEMKSQLKKSKEAGLELCGELLEGLAPVFRSREELLAEMEERRKIIDSIDRQQNWWSYPFRRRWALRRPGWMGIVHCLPQKLYLFCMVFFFKLRKVKRAVCGARQDLE from the coding sequence ATGAACCCTTCGGAACTCCCTTCCATCAGCATTATCCTGACCGGGCATAATGAGGAGAGCAGCATCAGGGATGCTATCCGGAGCGTATTCGGGCAGGATTATGAAGGGCCGGTGGAAATCATCCTTTCGGACGACGGCTCTTCCGACGGAACCTTCTCCGTCATGCAGGAAATGGCGGCTCAATACAGGGGGCCGTACCGGGTAATCTTAAACCGGAATGAAACGCCGCTGGGGCGCGGGCCTCATATCCGGCAGGCGGTTGGTCTGGCTTCCCATGAATGGATTCTCCGTCAGGATGGGGACGATTGTTCCTTCCCCTGGAGATGCAGGCTTTTTGCCTGGGCAGTGATGGAACGCCCGGATGCCGTGGCTGTGGTCAGCCAGATGACCAGCGTCTATGAGGAACCGGGCATTGCGTTTGAATTCCCGGCCTTTCCTGCTGCTCCGCGGGAAAGGCCGGCTGTTGTGCTTCAGGCGGGAGCTTTTTCTTCTTCCGCCCATTACGGAGGAAGCATGATGATCAGGAAGAGCGCCTGCGAATGGGGTAGCTCCCTGCGGATGACGGCCAGTTTTGAAGACGACTTGATGGGGTTCCACGCATGGCTTCAGGGCAACATTTATGAAATGCCGGGCATATCCTTATATTATTACCGGTTTGCGCTTAAAAATATTTGCGCTGTCAACAGCGCGTTCCGGTTTGCCGACATGCGGGCGGCGGCGGCCTTTGAAAAAAGGGAGCTGGAAATGAAAAGCCAGTTGAAAAAAAGCAAGGAGGCGGGGTTGGAACTGTGCGGGGAATTGCTGGAGGGCCTTGCTCCGGTTTTTCGCTCGCGGGAAGAACTGCTTGCCGAAATGGAGGAGAGGAGAAAAATCATAGACAGCATTGACCGGCAGCAGAATTGGTGGAGTTATCCCTTTCGGCGGAGATGGGCGTTGAGGCGGCCGGGATGGATGGGTATCGTCCACTGCCTGCCGCAAAAGCTGTATTTATTCTGCATGGTTTTCTTTTTCAAGCTCAGGAAAGTGAAACGGGCCGTTTGCGGTGCCCGGCAGGATTTGGAATAA
- a CDS encoding glycosyltransferase family 2 protein — protein MQKPFFSIIIPAYNLENYIAATLQSVLVQTFQDFEIIIVDDGSSDETVSIIQSFHDPRIRLVSQVNGGVSRARNAGMKKAVGAYIAFLDGDDYWYPEHLELAADFFNRHPEILAYANRYMRDELEAIPPRPPSYPESIRRLGIRGVLFMNSSSVILNSSLASRLPPWEEAMPYGEDGLYWTRCMRGTGLIGLGGSVTSIYRQRASSAMHDEHYQHVSLHSLIAPLLNELEAMKNPKWQFAVHYLVIRELHPKRLLSLNAEERISLTGRIRKIMHPCLNRPFLDSYMKACSARAGMEQSFSALMDRTMFSCKWLDRLERMGRSLFFRLQTNNGMGGKHQDPVRSRS, from the coding sequence ATGCAGAAACCGTTCTTCAGCATTATTATCCCGGCCTATAATCTGGAGAATTATATTGCTGCCACCCTTCAGTCAGTACTGGTTCAAACATTTCAGGATTTTGAGATCATCATCGTGGATGACGGTTCTTCCGATGAGACTGTTTCCATCATCCAATCTTTTCATGACCCCAGAATTCGCCTGGTTTCCCAAGTTAACGGCGGCGTATCGCGAGCGCGAAACGCAGGGATGAAGAAGGCCGTGGGGGCTTACATCGCTTTCCTGGACGGAGACGATTACTGGTATCCCGAGCATCTGGAGCTGGCAGCCGATTTTTTCAACCGTCATCCGGAGATATTGGCCTATGCCAACCGCTACATGAGGGATGAACTGGAGGCCATCCCGCCGCGCCCTCCATCTTATCCCGAATCTATCCGGAGATTGGGGATACGGGGAGTGCTTTTCATGAATTCCAGCAGCGTAATCCTGAATTCGTCTCTTGCGTCCCGGCTTCCCCCCTGGGAAGAAGCGATGCCCTATGGGGAAGACGGCCTGTACTGGACACGGTGCATGCGGGGGACAGGCCTGATCGGGCTGGGAGGCTCCGTCACCTCCATCTACAGGCAGAGAGCTTCTTCCGCCATGCATGACGAGCATTACCAGCATGTCTCCCTCCACTCGCTCATTGCGCCTCTGCTGAATGAGCTTGAAGCCATGAAAAATCCCAAATGGCAATTTGCCGTCCATTATCTGGTCATCAGGGAATTGCATCCCAAAAGACTGTTATCGCTCAACGCAGAGGAGCGGATTTCCCTGACGGGCAGGATCAGGAAAATCATGCACCCATGCCTGAACCGGCCGTTTTTGGACTCCTATATGAAAGCGTGTTCCGCAAGGGCAGGCATGGAACAGTCATTTTCCGCGCTCATGGACAGAACCATGTTCTCCTGCAAATGGCTGGACCGCCTGGAAAGGATGGGCCGCTCCCTGTTTTTCCGGCTGCAAACCAATAACGGAATGGGGGGCAAACACCAAGATCCAGTCCGTTCACGCTCATGA
- a CDS encoding glycosyltransferase family 8 protein, which translates to MNIVYATDDNGALGTGVSIVSLMENLPPGVHADIYIMTGGLSGDNTARFHSLQQGYNLHLHFIDMKDKYTDFPVGSKWSAATYYRLGLAGELPATVERALYVDIDTIFNRDISPMYESEFGDCLIAGVFTTEDLSEESFSRWKREMNLGRDSIYINAGVILYHIGRIREECFESQVLSWAKNNIHRLSWQDQDILNVCYQQRILLLHPMWNICDGAIWSIRWEGVTSFRNNPLKPADLLEAARRPGIIHYWGHPKPWHPNSIRQDYGLFYKYWKKSPWKDDIRDFRKQNDPGRMFISKMRCLLGKGKRLLQGRHQ; encoded by the coding sequence ATGAATATCGTATACGCTACAGACGATAACGGCGCGCTGGGAACGGGCGTGAGCATTGTGTCCCTCATGGAGAATTTGCCGCCCGGCGTTCATGCCGATATTTACATCATGACTGGCGGGTTAAGCGGGGATAATACGGCCCGTTTCCATTCCCTGCAACAGGGCTACAATCTCCATTTGCACTTCATTGACATGAAGGATAAATATACGGATTTCCCCGTCGGTTCCAAATGGTCGGCGGCGACGTATTACCGCCTTGGCCTCGCAGGGGAACTTCCCGCCACGGTAGAACGCGCCCTTTACGTGGATATTGATACCATTTTCAACAGGGACATAAGCCCCATGTATGAATCCGAATTCGGAGATTGCCTCATTGCCGGCGTTTTCACCACGGAAGATTTATCCGAGGAGTCTTTTTCACGCTGGAAGAGAGAAATGAATCTGGGCCGGGACTCCATTTACATCAATGCCGGCGTCATTCTTTACCATATCGGAAGAATACGTGAAGAATGTTTTGAATCCCAGGTTTTATCCTGGGCGAAAAACAATATTCACCGCCTTTCCTGGCAGGATCAGGATATTTTGAATGTATGCTATCAGCAGCGTATCTTGTTGCTTCACCCCATGTGGAACATTTGCGACGGGGCTATCTGGTCCATTCGCTGGGAAGGCGTGACAAGCTTCAGGAATAATCCCCTAAAGCCGGCAGACCTGCTGGAAGCCGCCAGGCGGCCGGGCATTATCCACTACTGGGGCCATCCCAAACCCTGGCATCCCAACAGCATTCGCCAGGATTACGGATTGTTCTACAAGTATTGGAAGAAATCTCCGTGGAAAGATGACATCAGGGATTTCCGGAAGCAAAACGATCCCGGCCGGATGTTCATCTCCAAAATGAGATGCCTCCTGGGAAAGGGTAAACGGCTTTTACAAGGCAGGCATCAGTAG
- a CDS encoding lipopolysaccharide biosynthesis protein, which produces MEESRVKKSLLNARVNLIFYVLILLISFFSRKIFLNCLGADFVGLTGTLMSLLNFLNLAELGISTAIGYVLYKPIFEHDETRINEIISVLGYMYRWIGRIIIAAGVALSCFLPVIFPSTGFSYGIIYFAYYSFLASSLIGYFANYRQTLLGADQRNYVVAFYFQTASIIKIICQMLSAWYTGSYYLWIGIELFFGIIYSFILNWKINQVYPWLKSNVALGKELFKKYPEVTKYTKQLFMHRLGSFFQFQVTPFLVYAFVSLQMAAYFGNYSTIVEKLHLLVNNLLGSTEASVGNLIAEGNAGKIRKVFSELFSLRMLIAGTVCFPLYQLLEPFITLWLGAGYILPREIMLLLVIRLFITITRGVVDQFLYGYGLFWDVWAPLAESVINISVAIIGGYLWGLPGVLLGGISSLILIVGIWKPFMLYNWGFRKNVMNYWFQFGYQLALILISAVFMGWIWKFVPLQPSASFFSWFLCAFLMAASYGGVTVLLMYCGTQGMRGMVRRALEMAGTRLPWRKKTE; this is translated from the coding sequence ATGGAAGAATCCCGCGTAAAGAAAAGCCTGTTGAACGCCAGGGTCAATCTCATTTTTTATGTTTTGATTCTTCTCATTTCCTTTTTTTCAAGAAAGATATTCTTGAATTGCCTGGGTGCCGATTTTGTCGGTTTGACGGGAACATTAATGAGTCTGCTGAATTTCCTCAATTTGGCGGAACTTGGTATAAGCACGGCTATCGGGTATGTGCTTTACAAGCCGATCTTTGAGCATGATGAGACCAGGATTAATGAAATTATCTCCGTGCTGGGATACATGTACCGGTGGATAGGGCGGATAATCATTGCGGCTGGAGTAGCGCTTTCCTGTTTCCTGCCGGTTATTTTCCCTTCCACAGGTTTTTCCTATGGAATCATCTATTTTGCTTATTATTCCTTTCTGGCCTCTTCCCTGATCGGGTATTTTGCCAACTACAGGCAGACCCTTTTGGGAGCGGACCAGAGGAATTACGTAGTGGCGTTTTATTTCCAGACGGCATCCATCATCAAAATCATATGCCAGATGCTGTCTGCATGGTATACGGGAAGCTATTATTTATGGATAGGGATAGAGCTGTTCTTCGGCATTATTTATTCCTTCATCCTGAATTGGAAGATCAATCAGGTCTATCCCTGGCTGAAGAGCAATGTGGCCCTGGGAAAGGAGCTGTTCAAAAAATATCCTGAAGTCACTAAATACACCAAGCAGTTGTTTATGCATCGGCTGGGAAGCTTTTTCCAGTTCCAGGTGACGCCGTTTCTGGTATATGCCTTTGTTTCCCTCCAGATGGCGGCCTACTTCGGCAACTATTCCACCATTGTGGAGAAACTGCACCTTCTGGTCAATAACCTGCTCGGCAGTACGGAAGCCAGTGTGGGCAACTTGATTGCGGAGGGAAATGCGGGAAAAATCCGCAAGGTGTTCAGTGAATTGTTTTCCCTGCGCATGCTGATTGCCGGGACGGTATGTTTCCCCCTTTACCAGCTTTTGGAGCCATTCATCACGCTTTGGCTGGGAGCGGGCTATATCCTTCCCCGGGAAATCATGCTGCTGCTCGTTATCAGGCTGTTCATCACCATTACGCGGGGGGTTGTGGATCAGTTTTTATACGGTTACGGTTTGTTCTGGGATGTATGGGCTCCTCTTGCGGAAAGCGTGATCAACATTTCCGTGGCGATCATCGGAGGTTATTTATGGGGATTGCCCGGCGTTTTGCTGGGGGGCATCTCCAGCCTGATACTTATTGTGGGCATATGGAAGCCTTTCATGCTGTATAACTGGGGATTCAGGAAAAATGTGATGAACTACTGGTTCCAATTCGGTTACCAGCTGGCGCTGATTTTGATTTCGGCCGTGTTCATGGGCTGGATCTGGAAATTTGTTCCTCTGCAGCCTTCCGCGTCTTTCTTTTCCTGGTTTTTATGCGCCTTCCTCATGGCCGCTTCTTATGGAGGTGTGACGGTTCTTTTAATGTATTGCGGTACGCAGGGCATGCGCGGAATGGTGCGCCGTGCGCTGGAGATGGCGGGAACCCGGTTGCCGTGGCGGAAAAAAACTGAATAG
- a CDS encoding glycosyltransferase family 4 protein — protein MSKGRVLIVTYVFPPEEGGVGMAAYEMACSLSSLDWDIHVLTRPLDSPDESFRSHQYSPLTTLPDTLTKDSARLREYLDGFLKDFRPDVIIYHSWADWCREELLDAARDSGIPFFLRSHGAATNFRSFFRFNYPPFFGLKKWLCSFFQVRRDILNVCRKSPLNRLVFLDPYGTLFKSFDYYCASRSKLAHYSCIPNTFPALKRTAPFFREKYGLSSAPVFTCPAGASMRKRQLLFIRHVKRSRLRHIIFLFLIPQHNAYAEQMEQAIGDDPRFRILYRLPRLEVEAAIMESDAVFLYSYQEQQPLSILEAMSCGVPWFAPDAGALSTLEGGIVLKNTSPSVLEKAVESLTDEKTRKLLGSKGRRQWEACFAPDAVNQEWEQLLFSSIRPEGKPPFASSIVREHLPTC, from the coding sequence GTGAGCAAGGGCAGGGTTCTCATCGTTACATATGTTTTTCCTCCGGAGGAAGGAGGCGTAGGCATGGCTGCCTATGAAATGGCCTGCAGCCTGAGCTCCCTGGACTGGGATATCCACGTCCTCACCCGCCCGCTGGATTCACCGGATGAGTCCTTCCGCTCCCACCAATACAGCCCTCTCACAACCCTGCCGGACACCCTGACGAAGGACAGTGCCCGTTTAAGGGAATACCTGGACGGGTTTCTGAAAGATTTCCGGCCGGATGTTATTATCTACCACTCCTGGGCGGACTGGTGCCGGGAAGAATTGCTGGACGCGGCACGGGATTCAGGCATTCCGTTTTTCCTCCGCTCCCATGGTGCAGCTACCAATTTCCGCTCTTTTTTCCGCTTCAATTACCCTCCTTTCTTCGGCCTGAAAAAATGGCTCTGCTCCTTTTTTCAAGTACGCAGGGATATCCTCAACGTATGCCGGAAATCACCGTTAAACCGTCTCGTTTTTCTCGATCCTTACGGGACACTGTTCAAGAGCTTTGATTATTACTGCGCATCCAGAAGCAAACTTGCCCATTACTCCTGCATTCCCAACACATTCCCGGCTCTGAAAAGAACCGCTCCTTTTTTCCGGGAAAAATACGGACTTTCCTCCGCCCCCGTTTTTACCTGCCCTGCCGGCGCCAGCATGAGGAAACGGCAGCTTCTCTTCATCCGCCATGTGAAACGCTCCCGTCTGCGGCATATCATTTTTCTTTTTCTGATTCCCCAGCACAATGCCTACGCGGAACAAATGGAACAAGCCATCGGGGATGACCCCAGATTCAGGATTCTCTACAGGCTCCCCCGTTTGGAAGTAGAAGCCGCCATTATGGAAAGCGATGCCGTTTTCCTTTACTCTTATCAGGAACAGCAGCCCCTCTCCATTCTGGAGGCGATGTCATGCGGCGTTCCCTGGTTCGCTCCGGACGCAGGAGCTCTTTCCACCCTGGAGGGGGGAATCGTCCTGAAAAACACTTCCCCCTCCGTGCTGGAAAAAGCCGTGGAATCGTTGACGGACGAAAAAACACGCAAACTACTGGGGAGTAAAGGCCGCCGGCAATGGGAAGCCTGTTTCGCCCCCGACGCAGTAAACCAGGAATGGGAGCAACTGCTTTTTTCCTCCATCCGCCCGGAAGGAAAGCCTCCGTTCGCGTCTTCCATCGTCCGGGAGCATTTACCCACCTGCTAA
- a CDS encoding glycosyltransferase family 4 protein — protein sequence MPIKRLRPVLAIAADLPLGRLLTSFRNKDRRTIPWIFSLFHALESQEDFDIHWITLSKAVSAPETIRMRNQTIHILPLGSMGRNILTAHFLTVRRIRKTLNDIQPDLLHVWGVEQAYALAGIAFRGKKLLSYQGALTAYCQRAPQAFLLHMQALWERMAVKHYDLITCESPWACGRVAEIAPHARLSCMEYGVEPSFYHLARKPSPEPSCLFAGTIYELKGISYLVEAFTHPSLSHVQLFIAGNGALRERLEALSTPNIHWLGSISRAELQQHLSTAWFLVHPTLGDCCPNIVKEARVMGLPVITTEEGGQTQYVQDGVSGYIVPVRNSAAVREAAQKLSVSLDKAMSMGMERHQECRRLLDVKQTVTGCLSRYHTMLYPR from the coding sequence ATGCCGATCAAACGCCTCCGTCCCGTATTAGCCATAGCAGCGGACCTCCCTCTGGGCCGGCTGCTGACGTCTTTCCGTAATAAGGACCGGCGTACGATTCCCTGGATTTTTTCCCTTTTTCATGCTCTGGAATCTCAGGAAGATTTTGACATCCACTGGATCACCCTCAGCAAAGCCGTTTCTGCCCCGGAAACCATCCGGATGCGCAACCAGACCATCCACATTCTTCCCCTGGGCAGCATGGGCAGGAATATCCTGACGGCCCATTTCCTGACCGTCCGGAGAATACGCAAGACCCTGAACGATATCCAGCCGGACCTCCTGCACGTATGGGGCGTGGAGCAGGCTTACGCTCTGGCGGGGATTGCCTTCCGGGGAAAGAAGCTCCTTTCCTACCAGGGAGCCCTCACCGCCTACTGCCAGCGCGCTCCGCAGGCCTTCCTCCTCCATATGCAGGCCCTCTGGGAACGGATGGCCGTCAAACATTATGATCTTATCACGTGCGAATCCCCCTGGGCGTGCGGCCGCGTTGCGGAAATTGCCCCCCATGCCCGTCTATCCTGCATGGAATACGGCGTGGAACCTTCCTTTTACCATCTTGCCAGAAAACCTTCCCCGGAACCTTCCTGCCTCTTTGCCGGAACCATTTACGAGTTGAAGGGCATTTCCTACCTGGTGGAGGCCTTTACGCATCCGTCCCTTTCCCATGTCCAGCTGTTCATTGCGGGCAACGGAGCCCTCAGGGAAAGGCTGGAAGCCCTGTCCACTCCCAATATCCACTGGCTGGGCAGCATTTCCCGCGCAGAACTTCAGCAGCACCTTTCCACGGCGTGGTTCCTGGTGCATCCCACCCTGGGGGATTGCTGCCCCAACATCGTGAAGGAGGCAAGAGTCATGGGCCTTCCGGTAATCACCACGGAAGAAGGCGGACAGACTCAATATGTTCAGGACGGCGTATCCGGCTATATTGTCCCTGTCCGCAACAGCGCCGCCGTCAGGGAAGCCGCGCAGAAACTTTCCGTCAGCCTGGATAAAGCCATGTCCATGGGAATGGAGCGGCATCAGGAATGCCGCCGCCTGCTGGACGTAAAGCAGACAGTAACCGGGTGCCTGTCACGTTATCATACCATGCTGTATCCACGCTGA